From the genome of Arvicola amphibius chromosome 9, mArvAmp1.2, whole genome shotgun sequence:
CAGTGTGTATGCTAGGCACACTGAGCATTAGTCCTGTTGTTCACTTTCTGTGTTTTACAGAGAGAGCCACCAAAGCCTAGACTACTGTTCCtcatggaggccaggctggccttgaacttatggctAGTCTCTAGTCTaagcctccagagtcctgggattacaggcatacaccttCACCCTAGCTCTAGCATCTAGTTTTAAGACAAATCCACAACCCCCCTAAAACTGTCTAAATGTGAGGGATAGGAGATTGCCCCATGGGGTGAGGTGACTAAACCTTCAAGCAGTGGGGGTGAGGCTCCATCTTCCTAGTTTCATCAGCCTGAGGTCGGGACATGGGCTGGTTAGGGCTGGTGACTTCCATGTGGTCCCATGGAGGTGCATAGGGAGTTAGACGTGGCCGACGTGAGGGCTTCTGGTCAGAACACACCTTCAACGCTGCCTGGATACACAGCGTAGAGTCTGAGGACTCTGAAATGACATTGGACTGGGACAacctcctgtccctccctcccaactGGAACACAGCTCACTAGCTTCAGAAGAAGAGTGGCGTCCAGCTGCACCCCTTGTGTGTGCAACTTCAAAAGACTCTCAGTCGGGAAAAAATAGGTCATCTAGAAAggctagaaagaaagagagagagagaaagcaaaagaaaaatcagggtCAATGGGTAAGATCTGCAGTTCCATCAGGAGGTATTTCTTGGCTACagagagtctgaggctagcctgcctGAGCTCCAGGTGTGACTCAGTTGCAGTAGCTCTTGCCCACCATGCagaaacctgggtttggtttctacAACCAAACAAACGAGGCTTGGCGTGGAATTCCTGTCATCCCTACATTTGTatgtagaggcagaaggattaagaGATCAAGGATGTCCACCCCTACATagatgatttaaaaagtaaatctccCCAAACCCACTAAGACAAGTTACATACCTTGTATAGACCGCCTACACTCAGTTGGCTGAGGACAAGAAGATCGACAGTCCTTGGCAGCTGGGACTACATACAGTAAACCGGAGTCAaaacaagaggagagaaaaagaaaggattctTCATTAGAAGGAACCAGTAGATATGCCCCTGTGGCTGATGTCAGGCCAGCAAGCTCCCACACCTGCTCCCTTCCCCACAAGGCGAAGATGACACAAGGATGCTGGCACGTGCTGTTGTCACACAGTCCTGTCCAcccatctcgccagccctgctCTCCAGATCTGATAGTTCAGAATATTTAGAATCTCCatattcttttggagacaggttccaCTCAGCCTGGTATTCACTCATGCCTACCCTGGCCTGGAGGTTTACCTACTTGACAGGGCAGAGTGGCTCAAAGCAGGAAGGCATTCCTGCAGTGGGCAGTTAGAGACGAGAAGATGAGGATCctgctcaaggtcatctttggctacagagtGGCCTGCCTGGGCTCTATGAGGCCTTGCTTATACCATCATGCTGACAGTGCTTCAGTGCAGCTAAGAAGGAGATGAGGCAGCAGCATCTTCAGGCCTATAAAGCCAGCTTCAACTACACACTGCATTTCAGTCCAGCCCGATACAGGGCAATACTCTGTGTGAATTctcaagaaaaacatttcatagtATACTGTTCCTACAAACCAAAGTAGACCCAACCACATGtcagaaaacaagatggaagTGTGCACCTAACACTTAATACACCTGTCCGGGAATGAGAGCCAATTCTCATCTATGGTTGCAGCAAGAATGTGTTCCCTTAGCATACTTCTGTACGTCACTCAAGGTGTtatgtctgcttgtttgtttgtgtgttcgtTTGAATTTGCCATGTCTATTACAATCAAGTAgaatttttatagtatatttgCATTATTGTGGCTGCTTATGGCCATCCTCAGCGCTTGGTGATTCCCTGGGGTTTAACATATGACAGAGCAGCTGGCCTGCCTGAGAGTTGTTCATGtgcaagaaaaacacaaacacagagacagagagagacacagaaaagaggGACTCATCAGTACTGCGTGTTCGAGTGGATAGAGGGCAGGGAACATCACATCAGTCAGAGGGGATCACAGTGTCAGGCCAGATCAGCCTCCCAGGCTGGCCAGAGTCTCTGGAGAAGTTCTCCTCACTTTTAATCATTCAGTCTGGTCCAGTGGCTGAGGCCAGGAAAGGATCCCGTGACGATTGGCTGGGAAGCATGGGGTTCTGGGGTGCTCTTCCCACCCCAGAGTGGAGTAAGATACTCCTTTATTCTCAGATTGGGCTGCTCAGAGACAGAGCAGATTAAGAGCCAGGAATGTGTTCTCCCAGTGGGAGAACACTTAGGgaccctttattattttttttttagcagacaGCCTTTAATGAGAAGCTCTTCTCCCCTGTTTTTAGGCTTGCAGGCTCTTTGACGTCCTCCAAGAACCCTTCCTCAAAATGCCCTGGTGACCCGCTGCCACTGAGGCTCCAGTGTTGCAATAAAGCCTTTTCCAGGCCCAGGCTCCTGCTGGATGTGCTGACATGTTTGCCTGAGGGGACTACCAGCAGCTGGTTTCTGACAGCCTTCCTGGGCCACCTCAGCTCTGATCGTTCCTCACTTTCCCCAGAATGTTAGTAGGGTTCCTCTGCTTTTTCTCCTGTCCTGTGGGAGACATCTCTCAGTGGGGAACGGTGCCTTACACCCCACTTTcctgattcctcctcctcctcctccactttctcctcttcctcctcctccttcttgtttgCGGATCCTTGAATTGCTCCAGCCTCAGGTTTCTCTGATTCTCTCGGGTCAGTCATCTCAGGCGGGGGAAATCTATCACCttctgtcctttttcttcttgCTGGGTTCTGGAGCCACCTGGGGCTCAAAGTTAGCTGCAAGTGCAGCTTTTGCCACCTCTGCCCCCGAGGCCAGTGTCTTACCCAgccacttttccttttccttcttcttggtCTTCTTGGGAGACAAAGGAGCTGCCTCAGCCTGAAACCCATGTTCTGAAAGTTCAGGCTCTGTGGTCACTCTAGGGAGCTCCATATCTGGCTCCATCACCAaattctgcctcttttcttttctcctcttctttgtgGGGGACAGTGGGATGGCTTCCTCCGGGGGTTCCACAGCGATCTGTGGCTGAGTCAGCCACGATGGCAACACTGCCTGCATCCATTagccctccttctgcctccttctcttcttggTGGGGGACAGGAGGGTCCCATCAGGAGGCTCTGTTTCCACCACAGATTCCATGGGTCCCAGCTCCTATTCTGGCTGGAACATCTCTGCTGCCGTGGActtgctcttcctcttcttgctACTGCTGGCAGATGGGAATGGCAGTCCCATGGGCTCTGCCATCTCTGCCATGGACTCTAGGGTCTCAGCCTCCAGCATCTCTACCTTGCCCACCtgatgcttcttttcttcttcctcatttctagGCCACTCCAGGCTGTGTCCACCTCCATGGCCCCATGCCCGTTGACTGCCTCCTGAATGTCTGAGGCCTCTGtgacctttctcttccttttcctcttccctgaagTGGGTGACCTCAGAGCCATGACTGACCCAAGCCCTGTGACCAAAGGGCTGCCTCCAAAGGCAGAGAACCGAGGCCCCAGGCCGGCAGGGATCTGAGGTGGCAGGCTTGTGGGAATGGGTTGCAGGGGGACCCGAGAGATAAGATACTCTTGAAGACCCTCAATGATCCTTATGCTCCCATGGGGGGGCCGGAGTGCAAGTGagtcttccttctgcctctgttgaCAATGCCAGAAAGGTGGCTTCTCCAGCCTGAGGGCTGCCGGTAAGGACCCGGAATCGGCACCTCTTGCCATCCAGTTTGCCCTTAACAGTCTTTGAGCCAGAGAGGCACACGCTGCCCATTGAggctgaggaaagaaagggagaaggcagagaatgGCTAGATCCTTTGCAAAGCGGGAGGCCGGGGCTAGAAGCAACTTTTCTAGGCTAGGGTGcatgtagctcagtgctagagccCTGAGTTTTGTTTCAACTAACTAACTTCTGTGTGGGGTTTGTGTGAGGCCTAGAACTCCTGATCAGCCTGCATCACCTCCCAGGTACTGCaaacagacatgtgccaccgttactggcttgcttgcttcacttttagtttttggttttggagacagggtttctgccctggatgtcctggaactcactctgtagaacaggctggcggGAAACTCGGAGGTAtaccagcctttgcctcccaagtgctgcaccATCAAGACTGgtctccacctggctcctgacTGTTTCTTGAGAGAGACCCTCTGTGTGTGAGGCTAGCTTGTACTCCCTATCTCATGCTGGCCGTGAAGCCtaccattttcctgcctcagtctcctgagtgctgagattaaacctAATCCCCATCATTAAAGGCTAAGTAATGTTTAAGGCAGGCAGGTAGGGGAGGAGGCTCAGACATTGAGTTTGTACACAGTATGAATGGGCCCTGGATTTCATCACAGCATTGTATGAAATTGGGCTCAGtatctgcacttgggaggtagaagcagaaagatcagagtTTAAATATTGCATAGGATGTTAAGATTCTCCAAAACAAAGCCAGGCGGAGGTGGACgtgcttgccttttttttttcctttaattttcctttaatcctagcactcgggaggcatgtGATTTGAGGGTCAGCCTGGtgtaaaagagctagttccaggacagcaggacacactccaaagctacagagaaaccctgtcttcaaaaacaaaacaaacaaacaaaaaaaaaagattgtccaaaacaaaagaatatgtgACACCACTTGTAGTtccagaactcaagaaactgaggctAGAGGATGCTGGGACTTAAGAAACCAGCCTGGGGTAGACAGAATGAGCCTGATTCTCCATTGTCAGAAAGGCTGTCTACAGTTCTAGGTTCACAGTGTGAGGTGGGTTCAGTTtctagggtgtgtgtggggggatacTCCCAGCGGGTGGAGTGGGACTGACCACTCACCACTGTGGGGCAAATTCTGCAGGGGCTCAGATAAGCCACACTTCTGTATCTGGAAACATCAGCACCTGCAAGGAGAAACAAGGGGGATTTGAGTCTGGAGACATTGCTataaaattggggggggggaaggagaactGAGTGGCACTGGAGTCCGGGGTACCCCCCATCCCAATGACCTGCGCTGAATGCTTGGGACATATTCTTGAATATAGAAGATACCCAGGATGGTTCTAATTAGGaagacagctggagagatggaccacCACACCAGTCGCACAGTCTTCTCTGGGTCTCATGCTGTCTACAGGTTGACATGGTCTAGGCAGAAAGAACACGAGATGAGATTTTACCAATGCGACTGTGGCTTGGATGAGAAAAACAGAAGCCATCTTAAAGAATGTCACTGCCCAGTGCAGACTCAGGCAGACTCAGgcaggctggaggcaggaggcacagCAGGTTGCTGACCCCTCATTAAGTTTTTGGGTTTCACTCTAATCTGACACCTACCAGTCCCTCAGGGTGTGGCACATGGTGGTAAGTGCAGGAGACAGTTGTCATTCTTGGAATGGTGGCCTTGAAGGAGCaagcagacagagacaggaggtgaGTAGCTGGAAGGCAGAATTGGTGGAGGGGGGGACTCTGCTGCCCTGGAGTCATTCACTCCCCAGCTCAGATTTTCCCAAGCTTTGGGTCTGAGGACTCAAGCAATGGAACTTGCTGGGATGACTTGTGGGGATTCCTGCTAAAGGTTCTTGCAGGAGCCTGGCCTCTAGAGGAGTCGGTCCTACAGGGCTGCTTACAGGACACATTCTCAACCTGGCAAGCCAGCTTAGGGCAGGCTGACTAGGAATACTCTCCTTGGGGGAGAGAAGAGTCACCCCATGGAGAAGACTGTGTTCTCTGCCAAGAAACATGTGGCAAAGGACAGTCACTACCCAGAGCGACACTTCTGATGTTTCCACAGGCAGGGGGAGAGGGCAAGGCGCTATTGTTCCACGAGACAGCCTAGGGCACCTTTGCACCTCAGCCCTCCACACTGAGCTAGACCCTGTGGGAAGCCTACCCTTCCTGCCTGGGATTTTACCTGGAGAGATAGATGTTCTCTGGGGTGGACAGCTCTTCCTCTGCAGGAGGGGCCTGTGGCCAGCCGGTGTCCTGGGCATCTGGCCTGGGTCCCCAGAGGGGCTGTCAGAATCTCATCCAGACCGATCCCCAACCTGTGGCTCAGAAGCCACGGAGCTGGGGCTTGACCTCTTCAGGGCTtcaaagagaaaagcacaggaaGGAGACTCTTAGTGCCTTCAAAACACACAACACTCAGTGCACTGCCCTGCAGTGCCCAAGTCCCCGACTGGTGCTCCAAGGAATTTTGCCTCCTTTGCCCCCACCTCTCCCTGCCTGGCACAGCATCTCTGCTGTCCCCCTTTTGCTCAACAAGCCTGAGGTCACACTTCAGGGGACACCTGGTCTTTCCGAAGTGACAGGTTGTTACCCTCACGGTGTGCTACGAGTGGACACAGGCATCATGTAACACAaaggacaggaggaaaaggaCAAATCAGATGAAGTGAGAAGGGCGCTCACCTCGTTCTGTGGGTGCCTCTAGGATCCCCTGACTGTGGAGCCTGGTTCTCATGGGAGGCATGGTTCCTctctgcaggaggcaggcagcaACATAGGTGTCTGAGACaatttacaatgttttttttcacCCCCTTCCAGCGGTGATGCCTCTGGTTTGGGGAGGAAGCTGGCCCGGCATTCTGGGGCTGACCATGTGTGATGGACCCTTCCTGTCTGGTGGTCAGTTCTGTGATGGTCTCTTCCTGTAGTGTGTCCCCAAGGGAGGGGCCTTTGGGGGTTACATGCAGAGCCATCCCCAGCGAGctccagagtttctctgcatcaTTTGCAGCCTCATTGTGGTCTGCCTCAAGAGGGTGGTACAGAGAGCAGGATGGCTGGGCACTAGCTGTCAGGCTGCCACACAACCCGATGTTCGACTGCGAAAAACTCTTGCTGGTCTCCAGGATGCTGTTCATGATGGAATCAGCCACAGGACAGCGCAGGTGGGATAGGTGGGCAAGGTGGATCCTCCTAGGCGTGCAGCACAGGGTGGCAGGCACGCTATGCCTTCTGCCACCCTGCCTGGAattcttatcttctttcttctgggGCTCAGATGGCACGATGACGGTAGGCAGAGTAGGCTCAGCAGCTCTCCCAAGAGTACCAGAAAAGGTGTGAAGATTGGCCAGGTTGAGGACAAGGCCTGGATCCATGCGTTTTGTGGTTTTCACCCGGTGATGGCAGCAATCTCCCACGGGTGCCTGGTGTTGCAGACTCAGGTATCTGGCCATCGCCTGATTAAATTTTTGGGCTTCTAGACACTCAATCACTCCTTCAGGTTGGTACCCCACCCCTGCCATGGTGCTGACAATGCTAGGGCTCGGGGTGCCTGGGAGACTCTGGATGGATGCCCGTGCCTGGCTGTCCACGATCATGGGGCGCGTCAGGATTTGGCTGATGGTGGGCCTCCTGTCGGGGTTGATCATGAGGATTTCCACAATTACGTTGAAAATATCAAGTGGGACATGAGGAGGAACGCTGAAGTTTGCCGCCAAAATTTGGCGCCTCAATCCCGCAGAAGAGCTCGCTTGGAACGGCACGTGCCTGGCCACCATATAGTAGAGGAGTACGCCTAAGTTCCAAACATCGCTGGCATAGCCATCATAGGGCTCCCCTCCGAAGAGTTCCGGGGCACAGTAGGCCAGAGTGCCGCAGGGATTCTTTAGTTTTGTGCCAGGGACGACTTTCACCGCAAGGCCAAAATCACAGAGCTTGGCATTCCCAGAGGCGTCGATCAAGATGTTATTTGCCTTAATGTCCCTGTGGACGATCCAGTTGTCGTGGCAGTACTTCACTGCCTGCAGTACCTGAGTAAAGAGTTTTCGAGCCTCGCACTCCCGTAAGCCTCCCGGCTTGCGAATCTGATGCAACAGGTCCCCCTTAGAGGCGTAATCCATTATGAGATATGTCATATCCTCTGTCTGGACCTCCTGAAGGAACTTGATTATATGCGGATGAACGAGGGATCTCATTATATCAACCTCGTTGTTGTGGGTGGAGTACCCCTTCACGTTTGCAAGAATCTTCACAGCCACGTAGCTGACAGTGGGCATATGGAAGGCCAGTTTGACTGTGGCAAAGGTTCCTCGTCCCAGTGTGGTCATCATTTGATATACACTGGTAAATGTCTTCTCGTCACAGTAGAGGGTCTCTCTTCCCTGCTCCATGGCCAGGTTCTCGCTGAAATACAATGGGAACTTTAAACTAACAGTTAAAATCACACCAATGAGAATGTTTATCACTATGAATTCCtacattccaaagagaaaaagagtcacAGATATTTCAGGAAACCTAACCAGGTACGTAGTGCTCAGGAATGGAAGGAAGTACCCTCCAAAGCAGTGGACAGCAGAACATACCACAGATCAGCTTGGCCGGATTCACCCAGAAACTGAGAGAATGAAACCAAGGGTCACAGAAGCTATGAGCCACTTATTGGGAAGGAGAATCATCCTCTTACTTGAGCTGAACACTCTTTGAGAGAGAAGATACTAATAAAATCATATGCACGAGAAGTTGATGAGACAACAGAAAATCCCCAAACCCAGAGTTTCTtggtgggaagatggctcaggaggtcagAAGGTTTACTATTCTGGCagaagacctgtgtttggttctcaGGACCCAGGTCAGGTGGATCactgactccagttctaggagatcctacacctctgacttctgagggcaTCCAAACACATGCGTGGATGATgccaagggcacacacacacacacacacacacatacacacacacacatacatgcacacacacacacacacttgaggtCACTTACATGTACACTGTCATTTACTACATAGAGTTTTAAATAATGATATAAGTCTTTTGTATAATTTCATTTCTATGACCTGAAAGGACATAAGAGGGTAACAGATCCCCTAGGTGGGGCACTTCAGGAAGTTATGATGTCATGGGATTGCTGTGAGGCAGACCTAGGTCTTCTGTGAGAAGACTACATGCTCCTAACAGTTGGACCCTCTTTCCAGGCTAACCCACCCATCCCCAAAGAAATCTGTTTTTGAAAACCCTGAGAGTCCTTCTCATGGACTGGAAAATGTGGATGGAATTGGGAAACTTCTTGATATAAATTCAACTAAGAAGATATGATAAAGAACAAGATTGAAATATTTATGAGGAAAGAATCTGCATACGAAAGCCCACGACCAGGCAAACCTACTGAGGAATCCTTCCAATCTCTTGAAAACAAATGTCAGTGCTCCCCAATACTCCACCAAATAGAAAGGAACTTAGCAGTTCCAAACACATTCATGCCAATACCAGGAcaacacaatgaagaaaaatagagGCAATTTCCatgatgaacatagatgtaaacgTCCTTAAAAATACTACTTGAATCTTTTCAACAAACTCACATACCCCAGGTCATACTTCATGGTTAAAATATGCTCACAAGGATCCTTGCAGGGAGAGCTCTACATATTTAGCCTGACAACACAACATTGAAACAGAATTAAAGGCAAGAGTGCCACAGTCATACAGAAGGACGGCCATAGAGAAGGATGAAACAGTGGGGCTCTCGAGAACATGGTTGTCACTGGAGAAGATCGCTCTACACGGGAAAGCCAGTCCTTCTAAAGGGtcacttttcttctctcatatgtggaacttgggagcaggaggaggtcCTCAACATAAGAGGGGGCTCCTAGGAATGTGGAGGAGGTATTGTGAGAAGAAAGCATAGCAACGTGGGGAAATCACATGATCAAGTGTTCAGAATGCATTAGAGATGTTCCTGCTCTTTCCAGGACTCAATTGTTGCTACAAAAAGGTACGCCATAACAAGGAAAGcttgaaatgagaaaagagaaatggaacaaggaacacataacaaaagtaaatgaaaaagtgAAACTCAAGACAGAGGTTCTGGAGAGATGAGTTAGTCATTAACAGCAccaactgctctttcagagaaaccTGGTTCAATGCCCAACACACATGGTTCTCACAATCTGTTGTTACTCTAGTTCTAGCTAATCTGTCTCCCActtgtgacctccacaggtgcgaggctcatggtgcacacacagacatgaaaacaaaagactcatacacataaaataataatattaaaaattatctccCCAAGAAGcaccacttaaaaaataaaaactaccagtctgtggtggcacatgtgcttaatcccaacactcagaaggcaaagcagATGATcttttagtttgaggccagccatatctacagagtgagttccaggaaggcaagagctacacagagaatttctTGAATTCCTTCCATTACACCCACAAAATAAACAGAcagtttaaaaattatgaataagTAAGCTCATAAATCAAGCCAGACAatgcataaatacacagagaaaaaaaacaacaaagagagtCCTTCAGGGTCAGCTGATACACATTATATCAATATAGGAGGTCAATGGGAAAGTCAGGAgtgggatatttgatcatgcTCTGAAAATCTTGAGAGTGTGTTAATAAAATCGGTTAAAAACTCAGGGAACGTGgccttttctgtctctgctcccaaagaggcagcttctgccttgaaCCATTCTCCCCACTATTCCTTTCCCcaattctgcttctgtctctccctgcctctctgttcttctcctctttccccttcccttccgtACCCAATAactaaatatccaacctcactctgcaaggcgtgcctatccatgtgtCTCAACAAAttgaattaaaagaagaaaagaaaagaaaaaaactcagggGATGGAATGAGCAACTAGTTGACAAGAATTAGCCAAGGAAGAACAAAGTAGCcggcagtaggaagagagggaTGCACAGGAAGGTGTAGATAGGCACTTAGCGATTCACGGCCTTTTTGGTTTGGGGTGAGTAAAGAGATGCTTTTCTTGCTGCGTCTCTGTCCAAATAGGAAAGTAGATTGGTTGcttcttggcctctctgagctagcaggttatcaccccaacatctgactcccaagtctttattggtaaatagaacaaaGGAGGCTTAGTTAAAACTTACATTTGGTGGCTGTGGCCAAGCTGATCCCGGCGCGACCAGAAATCCCGCTAGGCCTCAGCCTATGCAGTGAGGTGTTGACCGTCGGGCCCTGGGGAGAAGATAGATAGGAATTAAAATACAGGTAGATACAGGTTAGGCCATTAAActgacagaaaacaggaaaagtctCATAAAGGTGAGCACTTGGCTTTTTTGATTGGTTTGTCAGGACGGGTTTCTCTGTTTCAcaatcatggctgtcctggaactcgctctgtagaccaggctggcctcaaagtcacagagcttcagctgcctctgcctcccgattgctgggattaagggcatgcgccacTGTGGCCCGGCACATGGCAATTATTAAAGCtaggaaagttgaggcaggaggaccagcagttcaggtcatctttggctacacagtggtcttgaggccagcctgtgctacaggagaccctctctcaccaaaccaaaaagcaaacgCAAACAGAAGAGCAAGGACTGCTTTTGTCTTGTACATGATTGAGGGTCCCAGTGCTTCAAAAGTAACCTTTGCTGTGAGACACGGGGCATGGAC
Proteins encoded in this window:
- the LOC119822675 gene encoding sperm motility kinase 3A-like, with the protein product MRALAVGDSSVQVAMAGISEAQDRKVLELGQHQLYQGLESTWTETQNRTKIVKGAMRAKGVYPHSEKLLGSCPSSEAKYVELSLQGSFENLAMEQGRETLYCDEKTFTSVYQMMTTLGRGTFATVKLAFHMPTVSYVAVKILANVKGYSTHNNEVDIMRSLVHPHIIKFLQEVQTEDMTYLIMDYASKGDLLHQIRKPGGLRECEARKLFTQVLQAVKYCHDNWIVHRDIKANNILIDASGNAKLCDFGLAVKVVPGTKLKNPCGTLAYCAPELFGGEPYDGYASDVWNLGVLLYYMVARHVPFQASSSAGLRRQILAANFSVPPHVPLDIFNVIVEILMINPDRRPTISQILTRPMIVDSQARASIQSLPGTPSPSIVSTMAGVGYQPEGVIECLEAQKFNQAMARYLSLQHQAPVGDCCHHRVKTTKRMDPGLVLNLANLHTFSGTLGRAAEPTLPTVIVPSEPQKKEDKNSRQGGRRHSVPATLCCTPRRIHLAHLSHLRCPVADSIMNSILETSKSFSQSNIGLCGSLTASAQPSCSLYHPLEADHNEAANDAEKLWSSLGMALKRPSQN